Proteins co-encoded in one Spirosoma endbachense genomic window:
- a CDS encoding DUF4097 family beta strand repeat-containing protein — MKKIVYLLLLCLLVSPVFAQKIIEKTLPVVPNQLVNLNLKFADSIQIRYWDKAQVSVRIAVTVNGGKLNDALLVTTGSTDQEVSVKTDFDNELLKQGKSEDCPGSKSVWRTERNGKDYYVCSDINYVVYLPQKAQLKVESINGNIDIRGATSAVSAKTISGYVDMSWPKEKGANLAVKTITGEVYSDLDIDFKNKKQKDPIVGYMLEGTTNGGGPNVRLESISNNIYLRKKD, encoded by the coding sequence ATGAAAAAAATTGTGTATCTACTCTTACTCTGTCTGCTGGTCAGCCCGGTTTTCGCCCAGAAAATCATTGAAAAAACGCTGCCGGTTGTGCCGAATCAATTGGTAAACCTGAACTTAAAGTTCGCCGATAGCATACAGATCCGGTATTGGGACAAAGCGCAGGTATCTGTGCGTATAGCCGTTACCGTTAATGGAGGTAAGCTCAACGATGCGTTGCTGGTCACCACCGGCTCTACGGATCAGGAAGTCAGCGTCAAAACCGACTTCGACAATGAGCTACTGAAACAGGGTAAATCTGAAGATTGCCCCGGCTCAAAATCTGTCTGGCGCACCGAACGCAACGGAAAAGATTACTACGTTTGCAGCGATATAAATTACGTTGTTTATCTACCTCAGAAAGCGCAACTTAAAGTAGAATCCATCAATGGCAACATTGACATTCGGGGGGCAACATCCGCTGTATCTGCTAAAACCATCAGTGGTTATGTCGATATGAGCTGGCCCAAAGAAAAGGGAGCTAATCTGGCCGTAAAAACCATAACCGGAGAGGTTTATTCGGATCTGGATATTGATTTCAAGAACAAAAAACAGAAAGACCCCATTGTTGGCTATATGCTGGAAGGCACTACAAACGGCGGTGGACCCAATGTTCGGTTGGAGTCAATCAGCAACAATATTTACCTGCGGAAGAAAGACTAA
- a CDS encoding DUF4097 family beta strand repeat-containing protein, which yields MKKLLLLSASIVWCMTTAHAQEYKTKLANAKDRKVTIEMSAGDIKIEGHNSDEVIIQAASGFEAPPERAKGLKPLYYSAVDNSGIGLAVTQESGGLRIEKATRKAVKYTVRLPRKVAILFEQTNWQGSGITISNMDGDLEVRTNNAQIDLMNVTGPVVANTTSGEIKVVFSALSQEKPTAISTISGPIDITLPASSKANMQLRSISGEMYTDFDLGTKSTKDGMSKVGGGQNIEGTTNGGGVEMQLKTISSNIYIRKQK from the coding sequence ATGAAAAAGTTGCTCCTGCTGAGCGCCAGTATTGTCTGGTGCATGACTACTGCGCACGCTCAGGAATACAAAACGAAACTCGCCAATGCCAAAGATCGAAAGGTCACGATCGAAATGTCGGCAGGCGACATAAAAATAGAAGGCCATAACAGTGATGAAGTCATCATACAGGCCGCATCTGGTTTTGAAGCTCCCCCCGAGCGAGCCAAGGGTTTAAAGCCGCTATATTATAGCGCAGTCGACAACTCTGGTATTGGCCTGGCCGTAACGCAGGAAAGTGGGGGTCTGCGCATTGAGAAAGCGACCCGCAAGGCGGTTAAATATACCGTTCGATTACCCCGAAAAGTGGCAATTCTGTTTGAACAGACAAACTGGCAGGGATCTGGCATCACGATCAGCAATATGGATGGCGATCTTGAAGTGCGCACCAACAATGCTCAGATTGACCTCATGAATGTAACGGGTCCTGTGGTTGCCAATACAACGAGTGGAGAAATAAAAGTCGTTTTTTCAGCGCTGAGCCAGGAAAAACCCACCGCCATTTCAACCATCAGCGGTCCGATCGACATTACGTTGCCTGCTAGTTCAAAAGCCAATATGCAGCTTCGGTCAATCAGTGGCGAAATGTATACCGACTTTGATCTGGGCACGAAAAGCACGAAAGATGGTATGTCGAAAGTTGGCGGTGGCCAGAACATCGAAGGAACAACCAATGGTGGTGGCGTTGAGATGCAACTCAAAACGATCAGCAGTAATATCTATATCCGTAAGCAAAAGTGA
- a CDS encoding HEAT repeat domain-containing protein gives MKLDIETLLEKYYEGETTLAEEKQLRQFFQQDTIPAHLQSHAAQFRYFADARTQHPSAVFTSKLAAKLSAPEPGRIRSLTSWFIRLAASIALLIVGFVGGRFYNQWHSGLSDTEAVASVNGDQTSASEMKKVLAFGEMPKTSASERIQAVNQSYELTQVDRDITQLLINTLNFDANVNVRLAACQALTRFENEPGVREALIQSLKIQTDPNVQLTLIDVLVSIKEKRAVDEIQRLVQNQDVLDIVRTRAEEGITRLNQTGRSAS, from the coding sequence ATGAAGCTGGACATTGAAACACTGCTCGAAAAATACTATGAAGGTGAAACTACGCTTGCTGAAGAAAAACAATTAAGACAGTTTTTTCAGCAGGATACGATTCCGGCACACCTGCAAAGTCACGCGGCTCAGTTTCGCTATTTTGCCGATGCCCGGACACAGCATCCGTCAGCAGTCTTTACCAGCAAGCTGGCAGCTAAGCTGAGTGCACCCGAACCAGGTCGCATTCGTAGCCTGACATCCTGGTTCATACGATTAGCCGCCAGTATCGCTTTACTCATCGTTGGCTTCGTAGGTGGCCGGTTCTACAATCAATGGCATTCGGGCCTGTCAGATACAGAAGCGGTTGCATCGGTCAATGGTGACCAAACGTCCGCCAGTGAAATGAAAAAAGTGCTGGCTTTTGGCGAAATGCCTAAAACATCGGCCAGTGAACGGATTCAGGCGGTTAATCAAAGTTATGAGCTGACGCAGGTTGATCGCGACATTACTCAACTACTCATAAACACGCTGAATTTCGACGCCAATGTGAACGTAAGGCTGGCGGCCTGTCAGGCGCTGACTCGCTTCGAAAACGAACCGGGCGTACGGGAAGCGCTGATTCAATCGCTTAAGATCCAGACAGATCCGAATGTTCAGCTGACCCTTATCGACGTGCTCGTTTCGATCAAAGAAAAACGAGCAGTAGACGAAATTCAGCGACTGGTTCAGAACCAGGATGTGCTTGACATTGTGCGAACCCGAGCAGAAGAAGGAATAACCCGACTGAATCAAACCGGCCGATCGGCTTCCTGA
- a CDS encoding RNA polymerase sigma factor yields the protein MDLQAFKQRILPVQGRLFRLASMFLRNREEAEDAMQDVLLRLWTNRQQLDAYHSVEALAVQMTKNLCLDRLKSPTRQKMTDDSSLQTIQSETVSPYRQTELADSAVLINRLMNELPEQQKFILHLRDVEEYSFEEIEQLTGLSVNNIRVILSRARQRLRDSYLKANDYEAGH from the coding sequence ATGGACTTACAAGCCTTTAAGCAACGGATACTGCCTGTACAGGGTCGCCTTTTTCGGCTGGCGAGTATGTTTCTGCGCAATCGCGAAGAAGCAGAGGACGCCATGCAGGACGTTTTGCTACGGCTCTGGACAAACCGACAACAGTTAGATGCCTACCATAGTGTTGAAGCACTGGCTGTGCAGATGACTAAAAACTTATGTCTGGATCGGTTAAAATCGCCCACCAGACAGAAAATGACCGACGACTCCAGTTTGCAGACTATTCAGTCGGAGACTGTTTCTCCCTACCGACAAACTGAACTGGCCGACAGCGCTGTTCTGATCAACCGTCTGATGAATGAGCTACCCGAGCAGCAGAAGTTCATTCTTCATTTACGGGACGTAGAGGAGTATTCGTTTGAGGAAATCGAACAACTGACTGGTCTTAGCGTCAACAATATTCGTGTAATTCTGTCACGGGCTCGCCAACGTCTGCGCGACAGTTATCTAAAAGCCAATGATTATGAAGCTGGACATTGA
- a CDS encoding M15 family metallopeptidase has translation MKQAFPNYLFLRKLAVAILSGSLPLTAIAQQPTYDLPKSKYGLPVVNDVTIYQKIVAANPDNELVDMRQILPDAQFDVTYAHTNNFLKRKLYPTADVFMRKPAALAIRQAHENLKKQGLGMLLFDGYRPYAITVLFYEEHGDTTFVADPRKGSRHNRGMAIDLTLFDRKTGKRLSMPSNYDESTPRAFHTYMQSDSASLTHRAILKAEMERVGFSIFPWEWWHYDFQGWESCFTYDLSHKAIRQANKKGKSRPAK, from the coding sequence ATGAAACAAGCATTCCCGAACTATTTATTTTTACGAAAGCTGGCCGTCGCTATTCTGTCAGGTAGCCTCCCGTTAACAGCGATTGCCCAGCAACCGACATACGACCTACCTAAAAGCAAGTATGGTCTGCCGGTTGTCAATGATGTCACGATCTACCAGAAAATTGTAGCTGCCAACCCCGACAACGAACTCGTGGATATGCGCCAGATTCTACCCGATGCCCAGTTTGATGTCACATATGCCCACACCAACAATTTCCTTAAACGAAAACTGTACCCTACGGCCGATGTGTTCATGCGAAAACCTGCGGCATTGGCTATTCGGCAGGCTCATGAAAACCTAAAAAAACAGGGACTGGGGATGCTGCTTTTCGATGGTTACCGACCTTATGCCATTACCGTACTTTTCTACGAAGAACATGGTGATACCACATTTGTGGCCGATCCTCGAAAAGGCTCACGGCATAACCGGGGCATGGCTATCGACCTGACGCTTTTCGACCGAAAAACAGGAAAGCGACTATCGATGCCTTCGAATTATGACGAATCGACGCCCCGCGCGTTTCATACTTACATGCAATCTGATAGTGCCTCACTGACACACCGCGCTATCTTAAAAGCCGAGATGGAACGCGTGGGTTTTTCTATTTTTCCCTGGGAATGGTGGCACTACGACTTTCAGGGATGGGAAAGCTGTTTTACGTATGATCTGTCGCACAAAGCAATCCGCCAGGCGAACAAAAAAGGAAAATCCAGGCCAGCAAAATAA
- a CDS encoding TetR/AcrR family transcriptional regulator: MKESVVKDRIIDVASRLFYEQGYNLTGINQIIDEAEIARASLYNHFDSKTELLLAYLEKAERIWFSQLDAFLEPIADPKEKLLGLFDHRIGRQQKSGFGGCQFIKISAEVSRSETSVLEVVKDQKERLKSLISHLVKQVNHAQLLTDEQLTDMIFLLLEGGATNGAITKNSSGLVSGRVIVEKFL; encoded by the coding sequence ATGAAGGAGTCAGTGGTAAAAGACCGGATAATTGACGTAGCCTCAAGGCTTTTTTACGAGCAGGGGTATAACCTGACGGGTATCAATCAAATTATTGATGAAGCGGAAATTGCCAGAGCATCGCTTTACAATCATTTCGATTCCAAAACGGAATTGCTGCTGGCTTATCTTGAGAAAGCCGAACGAATCTGGTTTTCTCAGCTTGACGCGTTTCTGGAACCTATTGCTGATCCCAAAGAGAAATTACTGGGCTTATTTGATCATCGCATAGGTCGACAGCAAAAGTCGGGCTTTGGCGGGTGCCAGTTTATCAAGATCAGTGCCGAGGTGAGTCGGTCAGAAACCAGTGTGCTTGAGGTCGTGAAAGATCAGAAGGAGCGGTTGAAGAGTTTAATTAGCCACCTTGTGAAGCAGGTAAATCATGCCCAACTGCTTACTGATGAGCAGCTTACAGACATGATATTTTTGTTGCTGGAGGGTGGGGCAACAAATGGAGCCATTACGAAAAACTCGTCGGGTCTGGTTAGTGGGAGAGTCATCGTGGAAAAATTCCTTTAG
- a CDS encoding MFS transporter encodes MEKHKSKWIALAVVLLAPLLSVIDVFIVNVAIPAVKAGVQATDAQVQLVIAGYLLGYASFLITGGRAGDLFGRKKVFMWGMALFTLTSCLCGLAQSPLQLNLARFAQGISAAFMVPQTISYIQVLFAQPTERTKAVGLFGLTLGIASITGQFLGGYFSESHFAIAGWRLIFFINLPIGLLALLAATIYLPETASNRSQSFDYAGTGILTIALVCLIYPLIQGREMGWPWWTICLLVASGGIFYYFIHHQRSKLKKDQAPLINMNLFQFRDFNIALLTTLFFFMVHTSHLLISTLYFQNGMGIPPYQAGLNFVLWGLGFMISSLLSIRLVVRYGKVVLQMGVFLMLIMLFLQLNLFTLSLPRGTLLLLLIPYGFGSGFVLPSLLNMALKSIPIQFAGAASGVYSTVQQTASALGVSLIGGLFFTTLQTNQGDGHGYLSAFQTGIVADIVCLLLVSYLLYRLPDATSQSKTVILPAE; translated from the coding sequence ATGGAAAAACATAAGTCTAAATGGATCGCGCTCGCGGTGGTTTTATTAGCGCCATTGCTTTCTGTCATCGATGTGTTTATTGTGAATGTGGCCATTCCAGCCGTTAAAGCTGGCGTTCAGGCAACGGATGCACAGGTACAACTGGTCATTGCGGGCTATCTGCTTGGCTATGCTTCATTTCTGATTACGGGTGGAAGAGCGGGCGACCTGTTTGGCCGTAAAAAAGTATTTATGTGGGGAATGGCCCTATTTACACTTACATCCTGTCTGTGCGGACTAGCCCAGTCGCCCCTTCAGCTCAACCTGGCCCGGTTTGCCCAGGGGATTAGTGCCGCCTTTATGGTTCCACAAACCATCTCTTATATTCAGGTACTTTTTGCCCAGCCTACGGAGCGAACCAAAGCCGTTGGTCTTTTCGGTCTGACACTCGGTATCGCTTCGATTACGGGCCAGTTTTTAGGCGGATACTTCTCCGAAAGTCACTTTGCCATTGCTGGCTGGCGATTGATCTTTTTTATCAACTTACCCATTGGCCTGCTGGCGCTGCTCGCGGCTACGATCTACCTGCCCGAAACCGCGAGTAATCGTAGCCAATCGTTTGATTATGCTGGCACCGGGATATTGACCATTGCGCTGGTTTGTTTGATTTACCCACTTATTCAGGGTCGCGAAATGGGCTGGCCCTGGTGGACAATCTGCCTGCTGGTTGCTTCCGGGGGTATTTTTTACTATTTCATTCACCATCAGCGAAGCAAACTAAAAAAAGATCAGGCACCACTCATCAACATGAATCTCTTTCAATTTCGGGATTTTAACATAGCGCTGCTAACTACCTTGTTCTTTTTCATGGTGCATACCTCTCATTTATTGATTAGTACGTTGTATTTTCAGAACGGAATGGGTATTCCACCCTATCAGGCTGGGCTTAACTTCGTATTATGGGGTCTGGGGTTCATGATTTCCTCGCTGCTATCGATCAGACTGGTCGTGCGGTACGGGAAGGTCGTTTTACAAATGGGCGTGTTCCTGATGCTGATCATGCTGTTTCTGCAATTAAACCTGTTCACCCTGAGCTTACCTCGCGGGACCCTTCTGCTGCTGCTGATTCCCTATGGATTTGGGAGCGGGTTTGTATTGCCATCCCTGTTAAATATGGCACTTAAAAGTATCCCGATCCAGTTTGCCGGTGCCGCATCCGGAGTCTATTCTACCGTTCAGCAAACGGCTTCGGCGCTTGGAGTAAGTTTGATTGGGGGGCTGTTTTTTACAACATTACAGACAAATCAGGGCGATGGTCATGGTTATCTATCTGCTTTTCAGACGGGGATTGTTGCTGATATTGTCTGCCTGCTTCTGGTCAGTTACCTGCTTTACAGGTTACCAGATGCAACAAGCCAGTCCAAAACCGTAATCCTCCCTGCCGAGTAA
- a CDS encoding amidohydrolase, translating into MLPFISSAQVVQPPRNPHTAALLARMDKAAEALTAKVIDWRRDIHQHPELGNREVRTAAKVAAHLKSLGIEVQTGVGKTGVVGLLRGKAPGPVVALRADMDALPITERNDLTFKSTVTTDYNGKTTGVMHACGHDSHVAMLMGAAEVLASVRTELRGTVKFIFQPCEEGPPSGEEGGAKLMVKEGVLENPKVDVIFGQHISSGTELGSFTYRPGSVSAENDIFRITVRGKQSHGAAPWTGVDPIVTGAQIVMGLQTIVSRNLMLTEHAAVLTIGAFHAGNRENIIPEEATMIGTLRTLDTTMRNTMYRRIREVVTNIAESAGATAEVSISMEDAMLVNNKELTLAVVPTLQALAGTSNVVLVPSGMGSEDFAYFAQKVPGFFFSTGARPKGVKSNQVAHHSPDFQIDETSFDLGVKALCHLTVDYMEQKVKK; encoded by the coding sequence ATGCTACCCTTTATCAGTTCGGCACAAGTAGTTCAGCCCCCTCGAAATCCGCACACAGCCGCTTTACTGGCCCGAATGGATAAAGCGGCCGAAGCGCTGACTGCAAAGGTGATTGACTGGCGACGAGACATTCATCAGCATCCCGAGTTAGGTAACCGTGAAGTGCGAACGGCAGCAAAAGTAGCCGCTCATTTGAAGTCACTGGGTATTGAGGTGCAAACGGGTGTCGGAAAAACGGGTGTCGTTGGCTTGCTCAGAGGGAAAGCGCCGGGACCCGTTGTTGCCTTACGGGCTGATATGGATGCTCTTCCGATCACAGAACGAAATGATTTAACCTTTAAATCGACTGTTACCACAGATTATAATGGAAAAACTACGGGTGTCATGCATGCCTGCGGCCACGACTCCCACGTAGCTATGCTGATGGGAGCGGCCGAAGTACTGGCATCCGTTCGGACTGAGTTACGCGGCACGGTCAAGTTTATTTTTCAGCCCTGCGAGGAAGGTCCTCCATCCGGCGAAGAAGGAGGAGCCAAGTTAATGGTGAAAGAAGGAGTGCTTGAGAATCCGAAAGTAGACGTTATTTTCGGACAGCACATTTCATCCGGAACTGAGCTCGGTTCATTCACCTACCGCCCTGGCAGCGTCAGCGCCGAAAATGACATCTTCCGAATAACGGTACGTGGCAAACAAAGCCACGGCGCAGCTCCCTGGACTGGCGTCGATCCGATCGTTACGGGTGCCCAGATTGTGATGGGTTTGCAAACGATCGTGAGCCGAAATTTAATGCTCACCGAACATGCAGCCGTATTGACAATCGGTGCCTTTCATGCTGGTAACCGGGAAAATATTATTCCCGAAGAAGCAACTATGATTGGCACCCTTCGGACCCTAGACACCACCATGCGGAATACCATGTATCGACGGATCAGGGAAGTTGTAACAAATATTGCCGAAAGTGCGGGCGCTACTGCCGAAGTCAGTATTAGCATGGAGGATGCCATGCTGGTTAACAATAAAGAACTGACGTTAGCGGTGGTTCCTACGTTACAGGCATTGGCTGGTACATCCAACGTGGTACTGGTTCCGTCGGGCATGGGTTCCGAGGACTTTGCTTATTTTGCGCAGAAGGTTCCGGGTTTCTTTTTTAGTACCGGTGCCCGGCCCAAAGGCGTCAAATCAAATCAGGTAGCCCATCATTCACCCGATTTCCAGATTGACGAAACCAGCTTCGATCTGGGCGTAAAAGCCCTTTGCCACCTCACCGTGGATTATATGGAGCAAAAAGTTAAAAAATAA
- a CDS encoding cystathionine gamma-synthase family protein, whose product MDFSKYKKSTASVWAGETDPFTNGAVTTPIVNSVAFAYDDLDEWHKVATGKADGYIYSRNTNPTVHVLEEKIRILEKAEAATSFATGMGAISNTLFALLAPGKRVVSIKDTYGGASRLFLDFLPRYQINVTLCGTTDFDDLEAEIAKGCDVLYLETPTNPTLKVVDIKRLSAAAKKVGAITVVDNTFATPINQNPLALGADLVIHSATKFLGGHSDAMGGVLCGTKVLVEQVFQFREINGASLQADPAYMIARGMKTLELRIERQNASALTIARYLKAHPKVSDVFYPGLESHPGHDIAKAQMSGFGGILSFSLVGGYENVKKFLPQLQFVHLAASLGSVSTLAGPPRTTSHVELTEEQRRLLGIPESLIRYSVGIENVDDLIGDLDNALAAL is encoded by the coding sequence ATGGATTTTTCGAAGTACAAAAAAAGCACAGCATCAGTCTGGGCCGGTGAGACCGATCCGTTTACCAATGGAGCCGTTACAACGCCAATTGTCAACAGTGTTGCTTTTGCGTATGATGACCTGGACGAGTGGCATAAGGTAGCAACCGGAAAAGCGGATGGCTATATCTATAGCCGAAATACGAACCCCACCGTTCATGTACTCGAAGAAAAAATCCGAATTCTGGAAAAAGCCGAAGCGGCTACGTCCTTTGCGACTGGTATGGGGGCTATTAGCAATACATTATTTGCCTTGCTGGCTCCCGGCAAACGAGTGGTTTCCATCAAAGATACCTACGGTGGAGCCAGCCGACTCTTCCTCGACTTTCTTCCCCGTTATCAAATAAACGTTACGCTTTGCGGGACAACAGACTTCGACGACCTGGAAGCCGAAATTGCCAAAGGTTGTGATGTGCTGTATCTGGAAACACCGACAAATCCTACTCTCAAGGTTGTCGATATAAAACGGCTGTCGGCCGCAGCCAAAAAAGTAGGAGCCATTACCGTTGTCGATAACACATTTGCGACTCCAATCAACCAAAATCCTTTGGCACTGGGTGCTGACCTCGTTATTCACAGTGCCACAAAATTCCTCGGCGGCCACTCCGACGCTATGGGTGGTGTCTTGTGCGGCACCAAAGTGCTGGTCGAGCAGGTGTTCCAGTTCCGGGAAATTAACGGGGCCAGCCTGCAAGCCGATCCGGCCTATATGATTGCCCGTGGCATGAAAACCCTGGAGTTACGAATTGAGCGCCAGAACGCATCAGCACTGACTATTGCTCGCTATCTGAAGGCGCACCCGAAAGTCAGTGATGTGTTTTACCCCGGCCTTGAATCCCATCCCGGCCACGACATTGCCAAAGCGCAGATGTCGGGGTTTGGTGGCATTCTAAGTTTCTCGTTAGTTGGTGGGTATGAGAACGTCAAAAAGTTTTTACCCCAACTCCAGTTTGTGCATCTCGCAGCCAGTCTTGGTTCAGTCAGTACCTTAGCGGGTCCGCCGAGAACGACCAGCCATGTTGAACTCACGGAAGAGCAGCGCCGGTTGCTGGGCATTCCTGAAAGTCTGATCCGGTATTCGGTCGGTATCGAAAACGTCGATGATCTGATCGGTGATTTAGACAATGCCCTGGCCGCACTATAA
- a CDS encoding pyridoxal phosphate-dependent aminotransferase — protein MKYTRMPIEIESPEEIGYSTIRYNLAESSVRDIHLGGLNLPLDGLLLCYGHHRGHPELLDCIASESPLLQSDDVLVCSGAATALFIIATTLLSEKDHLVVVRPNYGTNLETPRAINCAMSIVDLTFDERFALNVNHISRAIRPNTRLISITNPHNPTGTVVPENTLNELITLAEAHNCYLLVDETYRYLNFQTPLLPYLAEKSRNVISVSSLSKAFGVPGIRIGWIICRDAALMHQFLAAKEQIMITNSVVDEQIALNILQNQANRLRETHQVIRTNFDITRQFFSETPYLDWVEPTAGVVCFPRLKAGYTINTNDFYQSLYTHYQTLIGPGHWFEQDKIYMRIGFGYPTADELRSGLQHVDRCLAEHLK, from the coding sequence ATGAAGTACACACGGATGCCCATTGAAATCGAATCCCCGGAAGAAATAGGCTATTCAACCATCCGCTACAATCTGGCCGAAAGCTCCGTTCGGGATATTCATCTGGGCGGGCTTAACCTCCCGCTCGATGGTCTGCTGTTGTGTTATGGTCATCATCGGGGGCATCCTGAATTACTCGATTGTATTGCCAGCGAGAGCCCACTTCTTCAATCAGACGATGTGCTGGTTTGCAGTGGTGCCGCCACGGCCTTGTTCATTATTGCCACGACGTTACTTAGTGAAAAAGACCATTTAGTTGTCGTACGGCCCAATTATGGCACCAACCTCGAAACACCCAGGGCCATCAACTGCGCGATGAGTATTGTCGATCTGACATTTGACGAGCGCTTTGCCCTGAATGTGAATCATATTAGTCGGGCCATTCGACCAAATACCCGACTCATCAGCATTACCAATCCGCATAACCCAACGGGCACCGTCGTTCCAGAAAACACTCTGAATGAACTGATTACCCTGGCCGAAGCGCATAACTGTTATCTTCTTGTTGACGAAACCTACCGCTATCTGAATTTTCAGACCCCGCTTCTCCCCTATCTGGCTGAAAAAAGCAGAAACGTCATTTCGGTCAGTTCACTCTCGAAGGCGTTTGGTGTGCCGGGCATCCGCATTGGCTGGATCATTTGCCGCGATGCTGCGTTAATGCACCAGTTTCTGGCCGCAAAAGAGCAGATCATGATCACTAATTCGGTTGTGGATGAACAAATTGCGCTGAACATTTTACAAAATCAGGCAAATCGGCTCAGGGAAACGCATCAGGTCATCCGTACAAATTTCGACATTACGCGCCAATTCTTCTCCGAAACTCCTTATCTTGACTGGGTAGAGCCAACAGCCGGAGTCGTTTGCTTTCCGCGGTTAAAAGCAGGCTACACAATCAATACCAACGACTTTTACCAGTCTCTATATACTCATTATCAGACGCTTATAGGGCCGGGGCATTGGTTCGAACAGGATAAGATCTACATGCGCATCGGTTTTGGCTATCCCACTGCCGATGAACTGCGAAGTGGCTTACAGCATGTAGACCGCTGTCTGGCAGAGCACCTAAAATGA
- a CDS encoding lipocalin/fatty acid-binding family protein, producing MLSPSYLTPIVQTLLGSWFICSTNFPMWLKGDKTNPTFTYSVSYRKAETTVLLDEVKYQKRGETKTLTGFDYQTKNDSSIYIWRGKGVLRLVRSQWQVVLQDPNGQWAVIWFSRTLFTPEGVDIISRTPQQLPEKTLNHIKSLMADNPLLAKHLITMRELPVK from the coding sequence ATGCTTTCTCCTTCTTATTTAACCCCAATCGTCCAGACACTACTTGGAAGCTGGTTTATTTGCAGTACAAACTTTCCAATGTGGCTGAAAGGCGACAAAACCAACCCTACATTCACGTATTCAGTCAGCTACAGAAAAGCAGAAACGACTGTTTTGCTGGATGAGGTCAAGTACCAGAAAAGGGGAGAAACCAAAACGCTTACAGGCTTCGATTATCAGACTAAAAACGATTCGTCGATCTATATCTGGCGCGGCAAAGGGGTTTTACGTTTAGTACGCAGCCAGTGGCAGGTTGTTCTGCAGGATCCCAATGGGCAATGGGCAGTTATCTGGTTTTCAAGAACTCTTTTTACACCGGAAGGGGTCGATATTATTAGCCGGACACCCCAACAACTTCCCGAAAAAACACTCAATCACATCAAATCGTTAATGGCCGATAATCCGCTGCTGGCTAAACACCTGATAACTATGCGCGAGCTACCTGTTAAGTGA
- a CDS encoding AraC family transcriptional regulator: protein MIVAQEKDVAIPTYSLQQSSSFGNTVFEIVESNYEIRRHRSNFLVPHRKDYYFLCLVRRGTSRHWVDFVPYTLQSNTFYFSGPQQVQVKEKVEPMDGIMLSFTEEYIQMEENRSLRQLPIIQNPDNAHEMKLSPENLQFLDDLFGKMLIEFNSERSWRNNMLHSYVNVLLIYLSRLYTEKFQADHSSPDRSLLTRFWSTIDSHYDKLHQVADYANLLNLTPGHFNDRIKQQSGKTAIEHIHERLVLEAKRRLLHTDLSAKEIAWQLGFEDGAYFHRFFKRLTGETPTTFRTTIREMYH from the coding sequence ATGATTGTTGCCCAGGAAAAAGATGTAGCGATCCCTACCTATTCGTTACAGCAAAGTAGCAGTTTTGGCAATACAGTTTTTGAGATCGTAGAATCCAACTACGAAATTCGTCGGCACCGGTCAAATTTTCTGGTACCGCACCGTAAGGACTATTATTTTTTGTGTCTGGTCCGGAGAGGCACGAGCCGCCATTGGGTTGATTTTGTACCGTATACGCTCCAGTCCAATACATTCTATTTTTCGGGTCCACAACAGGTGCAGGTCAAGGAAAAGGTCGAACCAATGGATGGAATTATGCTTTCGTTCACGGAGGAATACATCCAGATGGAAGAAAATCGGTCGCTTCGCCAGCTCCCGATTATTCAGAATCCCGACAATGCACACGAAATGAAACTTTCGCCGGAGAATCTGCAATTTCTGGACGATTTATTCGGTAAAATGCTGATCGAGTTCAATTCCGAGCGGAGTTGGCGAAATAACATGCTGCACTCGTATGTCAATGTGCTGTTGATTTACCTGAGTCGATTATATACGGAGAAATTTCAAGCCGATCACAGCTCACCTGATCGTAGTTTATTGACCCGATTCTGGTCTACTATCGACAGTCATTACGATAAACTTCATCAGGTTGCCGACTATGCCAATCTGCTCAACTTAACACCCGGCCACTTCAACGATCGAATAAAACAGCAAAGCGGAAAAACGGCTATTGAGCATATTCACGAACGACTCGTGCTGGAAGCCAAACGTCGATTGTTGCATACCGACCTGTCGGCCAAAGAAATTGCCTGGCAACTCGGTTTCGAAGATGGGGCTTACTTCCACCGCTTCTTCAAACGCCTGACGGGCGAGACGCCGACTACCTTCCGGACAACAATCCGTGAAATGTACCATTGA